The nucleotide window GCCGAGCAGGAAGCCGAGGCCGCCGCTGAAGTGCTCGGCGAGCAGCAGGGCCGCGGGTTCGGCGAGGGCCGCGGCCGGGTCGGTGCCGACGCGGACGTCCCAGCCGTGCTGGACCACCTCGCTGAGCCGCATCGCGGCGAACGACGCGAGGGGTAGCGGCTCGGGCAGGAAGCCGGGCTTGACCTTGAGCTCGTCGTGGCGTTCCTCGGGTACGGCTTCGAGGGCGGTGACCAGCGCGGCGTCGGAGCCGAGCGAGCCGGCGGCCTGGTCCTGCGGGCTCAGGGCGTTCCACCGGTCCCAGACGCTCTGGTTGAAGCCCGGCGCGGGCGGCTCCGCCTCGCCCAGCGACGCGCGGAAGTCGGCGAGCGTGATCTCGGCGCCGCTCCCCAGGTGCGAGAGCACGTCGGCGACGGTCCATTCGGCGGCGCCGGACGGGCCGGTGAGCTGCGCGGTGGTGAGCGCGGGGACCGTGCTCGCGAGGGTGTCGTGCTCGCTGCGCAGGGCCGCGATCGTGCGGCCGGCAAGGGTCGTCATGGAGTAGAGCCTAGGGCCCCGGTCATGGGTGGGTGCCTGATCACCCGATCGGCCCAGGAGGCGACGGGTCCGGCCAGCGGCATTGGCATCTGCGCTGTTCGGACAGTATGCAATCGAGAGTCGCCACCAGCATGTTTCTGTCCGCGAGGCGCCCTACGGGGGTGGGGAGTGGCGCCGTCTGAGTAATCCGGCGAGCTCAACCTCGATGCTGTGCGCCCACAGTGCGCCGAGTACGCCCCGGTCGGGCGAGGTGGGGTCCGCCGACGACGGGGTGGCTGGCCGGCTGTCCGCGACGCGTCTCTGGACGATCTCGTCGATCCACGCCAAGACGTCGGTGTCCGGATCGACATGGCATCCGGCGAGCCACCACACCTCGATGAAGGTGCCCGCGAGAACGCCCGCGACCCGATGCCGGTCCGACACCTGACCACGCAGACTGGGCAACACCAGGCCCGAGATTTGGTCGAACAACTCGGCGAACGCACCGCGGTCGTCGTCGGCGATCCGGCGAATCAGCCACCGTAGTTGCGCCGGGCCGCCGCACGGGCTGGATGACGAGGATCCATGCAGAGGGCAGGCCAGGCAGAGAGGACTGCGATGAGTCAAAGCTGACTCCGAACTCCCGGGGGCGACGTGAAGACGTGCGCCGCCGGGGTCTGGGACGACAGCCGCAAGCATGGGTCTCGCGCCACCGAAACGCTACGACATCACCGACCCGCACAGTAGGGGCGCCACGAACGAGTGACGAGCTCCCACCTCCGTTCCGTTGCGACCGTGATGCCGCGTCGAGGCTCTGCCGACTCGCGGACGCGGGCGAACGCGCCGTGTTTGGCGCATAGGCCGGGGGACGTCGTTTGATCGAGGATGGCGAATTGGTGTCCGGCCGGGATGGTGGGGCGTAGTGTGAGCACGTCACTCCGGTCCCCGGTGGCGTAGTCCTGCAGGCGTTACGGACTCGCAGCCATTGGAGGGGTCGACCATGAGCTGGTCCACACGGTCGTCGATCGTTGCCGGCATGGCTGCGGCCTGGTGTCAACATGGCCACCGCCGTTTCTCCGCGGTGTGGCGCTCGCAGCCTGCCACGTCAGCGGGTTCGCCAGGTCGGTGGCCGCCGCGTCGGCCCGCCGTAGCGGCGATGTCCATGCCGGACATTCGGGTGCCTGGTGTGGGCCGCTCTCTTCCCGAGGAGCTGCGGGACGCCATCCAGGCCGACGATGCCACCGGCCCTTCGGGGGTGGTTGAGCGTTCGTCCGGCGGTCTGCGCCGCAGGAAGGCCGGGGAGGCAGCCGCTGCCTGGCCGGCATGTCGGTCCGCATTTCATCGGTTCGTTTCTGGGGGTCGGGGGTGAATGGTGCCCCGGGCGGGGGGATCTGCCCGGGGCACCGCCACCCTTGTCCGCACCTTGTCGAGCCCGCAACGCCCGTCACCTTCGGGCCGTTGCCTCCTCGGCCACGGGTCCAGACCCTGCCCGCCCACCTCGTATTTGCTGTCTGGACAAAGCCGTTGGGCTGGAGGAACCATGTTCACCCCACTTTCGTCGCTGACCCCGTCGGCGCAGTTGTGCATCGACACCAGGAACGTCAGGCCGGGCACCGTCCGGGTCGCCGTGGCCGGAGAGATCGACCTGTCGACCGCCGGCGCACTGCACGCCGGACTGCTCGCCGTGTTGTCCGCGCAACTTCCCGAGCGAATCGAAGTTGACCTCGCCAAGGTCACCTTCATGGATTGTGCCGGACTCGCCGTCCTCGTCGCCGCCGGCAAGACCGCCGCCCGCACGGGATGCCAACTGCGGATCACGAACCCACAGCCCATCGTCCGTCGAGTCCTCGACCTGACCGGGCTACTCGACATCCTCACCGCCCGGTTCGACCAGACGCTGCTCGTAGCGACCAGATCCGTACCTGGATCCCCGATCGGATCCACTGCCAGGAACGTGACCCAGTCCGTCGACCTCCTGGTCTGCGTCTGACCGAAGCCCCCGGCACCCCGCCGGCCTGTCCACAAACCGCGATCGGGAGGCATGCACGCGCCCAGGCATCCCTCGACATTCCCTGGTACAGAGGGCAATCCGCGTGGGTCAGGCAGCTGACCGGCGCGGTCGTGGTCGGTTCCGGCCACCCGCGACGCCGGGTGGGGCGGGGCGGGGTTGCGCCCGCTGCTCTGCGGTAGGGTGACCGGGTCAGCGACACGCTGACGTTCCGCTGCCCCGGACCCGGCAGCCTCCTTCCGGTGAAGGGTGCGGCCATGCGCGGCGCCGTGGGTGACTTCAGGTGCATCCCAGTCGGCGGTCTGCTGCCCGGCGGTGATCTGCGTGTCGATGGTTCCGGAGCCGGCTGATCCGGTCGTCACCCGGCTGTGCCGGCTGTGCGAACGCGCGGTCATCTCCCTGCCCGCCTCGGGCGCCGGCCTGTCCGTGGTCGCCCGGGACAACCAGTTCAGCCTGCTCGCCGCCGCGGATCCGGCCAGCGAACGCCTGGAAGAGCTGCAGCTCGTCCTCGGCGAAGGCCCATGTATCGACGCCGCGGCCGCCCGCCGGCCGGTGCTGATCGCCGACCTGGGCCTAGATGGACCCACCCGCTGGCCGGGGTACGCCGACGCGGTGCTGGCCGCCGGAATCCGCGCCATCTTCGCCTTCCCGCTACAGGTCGGTGCCGCGCGGCTGGGCGTGCTGGACTTGTTCCGGGCCGAGCCGGGCTCGCTGTCCGGCCCCGAGTTGGGCCGCGCTTTCGACCTCGCCGACGAGGCGGTCACGATCCTGCTCAATGACCAGGTGCGGGGCGGCGACGACTGGTCGAGCGGTGAGGCGACGGCCGGTCCGGTCGAATTGTTTCAGGCACAGGGCATGGTGATGATTCAGGCCGGCGGGACGCTCGCGGAAGCGATGGCACTGATCCGTGCGCACGCGTACGCGGAGAATCGTCGTCTGATCGATGTCGCTCGCGACATCATCGGGCGTGACCTGCGGTTCGACCGGGACTGAGTGAATGGCGTGACAAGATGTCGGATGCCTGGGAGGCACCAATGAGCACGGTATCCGCCGAACGGCTTTCGACGATCTTCGTCGAGGTCGCCGACACCTTGGTCGACGATTTCGACCTGCTGGACTTCCTGCACATGCTCACGGTGCGCACCGCGGCCCTGGTCGGCGCGTCCGCGGTCGGTCTGCTGCTTGTCGATCAGCGCGGCCGATTGCAGTTCATGGCCGCCTCGGACGAGCGGGCCCGGATCCTGGAGATCTTCCAGGTTCAGGCCAGCGAGGGCCCGTGCTACGACGCGTTCCGTACCGGACAGCCGGTGCTCAACGCGGATCTCCAGGGTGCGGGGCAGCACTGGCCCGACTTCACCCGGCACGCCCTCGCCGCCGGTTTCCGCTCCGTGCACGCGTTCCCGATGCGGGTGCGCCGCGAGGTCATCGGTGCGTTGAACGTCTTCGGCAACACGGTGGGCGGCAACTTCGACGAAGCGGACGTGCAGATAGTGCAGGCCCTCACTGATGTGGCCGCGATCGGGCTGTTGCAGGAGCGGGCCATCCGGCGCGGTGAGTTGCTCACCGAGCAGTTGCAGGGCGCCCTCAACAGCCGGATCGTCATCGAGCAGGCCAAGGGGGCGATCGCGCAGGCACACGGCATCTCCGTCGACGCGGCATTCACCGCACTGCGTGGTTACGCCCGCCGCACCAACCGCAAGCTGACCGAGGTCGCCCAGGACATGCTCGATCACCCGGACAGGCTGGCCGCCCTGACCGAGCACTGACCCGGCACGCCGACGCCACGGCGGACGCAGCCGAACGAGAGGCCGGACCGCGGTCGCCTGTTCGCCTCGTCGTGGATCGCTCAGACCCGTTCGATGATCTGGCTGGTGGGTAGCCGCGGCGTATGCGGGGGAGCACCGTCGGCAGGGTCGGGCGCGCCGAAGCGCAGCACCAGGTGCGGGTGGCCGAGGTCGGCCAGCAGGTGCCGCAGGCACTCGCGGGTGGCGGCCACCTCGATGGTGGCGCTGAGTGGCAGGACGGAGACACCGTGTTCGGCGGCGGTGAGCCAGGCGGCGGAGAGGGCTTCGCCGGCGCGTAGCCAGCCGAGCGTGCCGTCCTCGGGTCCGTAGAGGATCCCGAACACGGCGGCCCGATCGTGGGCCTCGGAGACGGGTAGGTCGCCGCGGTGGCCGAAGTCGCGGCCGGGCACGGTCGT belongs to Amorphoplanes digitatis and includes:
- a CDS encoding maleylpyruvate isomerase N-terminal domain-containing protein, translating into MTTLAGRTIAALRSEHDTLASTVPALTTAQLTGPSGAAEWTVADVLSHLGSGAEITLADFRASLGEAEPPAPGFNQSVWDRWNALSPQDQAAGSLGSDAALVTALEAVPEERHDELKVKPGFLPEPLPLASFAAMRLSEVVQHGWDVRVGTDPAAALAEPAALLLAEHFSGGLGFLLGFIAKPEAVREHAVIEISGTPYRIVVDDRIRLTAEALPATATFAGPVESAVRLLAGRLTPKHTPPGVEVTGNVSLDELRAVFPGF
- a CDS encoding STAS domain-containing protein, which codes for MFTPLSSLTPSAQLCIDTRNVRPGTVRVAVAGEIDLSTAGALHAGLLAVLSAQLPERIEVDLAKVTFMDCAGLAVLVAAGKTAARTGCQLRITNPQPIVRRVLDLTGLLDILTARFDQTLLVATRSVPGSPIGSTARNVTQSVDLLVCV
- a CDS encoding GAF and ANTAR domain-containing protein, whose amino-acid sequence is MVPEPADPVVTRLCRLCERAVISLPASGAGLSVVARDNQFSLLAAADPASERLEELQLVLGEGPCIDAAAARRPVLIADLGLDGPTRWPGYADAVLAAGIRAIFAFPLQVGAARLGVLDLFRAEPGSLSGPELGRAFDLADEAVTILLNDQVRGGDDWSSGEATAGPVELFQAQGMVMIQAGGTLAEAMALIRAHAYAENRRLIDVARDIIGRDLRFDRD
- a CDS encoding GAF and ANTAR domain-containing protein yields the protein MSTVSAERLSTIFVEVADTLVDDFDLLDFLHMLTVRTAALVGASAVGLLLVDQRGRLQFMAASDERARILEIFQVQASEGPCYDAFRTGQPVLNADLQGAGQHWPDFTRHALAAGFRSVHAFPMRVRREVIGALNVFGNTVGGNFDEADVQIVQALTDVAAIGLLQERAIRRGELLTEQLQGALNSRIVIEQAKGAIAQAHGISVDAAFTALRGYARRTNRKLTEVAQDMLDHPDRLAALTEH